One stretch of Nitrospirota bacterium DNA includes these proteins:
- a CDS encoding cytochrome-c peroxidase translates to MTKNRALAVSLVGLVVSATAVCLFDDLRSAQASPSGSAPHGTVTIDGVTVPDIGPLPTSIPTPSTNLNYKAKVDLGKQLYFDGRLSKNGAISCAFCHNPGTGFADPRQTSIGIDGGVGGRQSPTVYNTAFNHVQFWDGRARSLEEQAIGPIQNPIEMGETHEHVVSKLSKVKGYQQQFRAVFGTEVNLQGIAEAIAAYERTVISTNSAFDKYVAGDVKAMDESAVRGLALFKGKARCILCHNGSNFTDNQFHNLGVPQVGPLKEDLGRYYVTKAEKDKGAFKTPTLRSIIETAPYMHDGAFKTLDEVVAFLNSGGGPNSNLSPLVKPLGLTPDEQSDVVAFLKSLTGDPIKFEMPKLPK, encoded by the coding sequence ATGACGAAAAATCGAGCGTTGGCGGTCAGCCTGGTTGGGCTGGTGGTCTCTGCAACAGCGGTATGTCTGTTCGACGATCTGCGGTCAGCGCAGGCATCACCTTCCGGCTCTGCGCCGCATGGAACGGTGACAATCGATGGGGTGACGGTTCCTGATATCGGCCCACTCCCGACGTCGATTCCGACACCCTCCACGAATCTGAACTACAAGGCGAAAGTCGACCTCGGCAAGCAACTGTACTTCGATGGCCGTCTGTCGAAGAATGGGGCCATCTCCTGTGCCTTCTGTCACAACCCTGGGACCGGATTTGCCGATCCTCGCCAAACCTCCATCGGGATCGACGGCGGTGTAGGTGGACGGCAGTCGCCCACAGTTTATAATACGGCATTTAATCATGTGCAGTTTTGGGATGGACGCGCGCGCTCGCTGGAAGAGCAGGCCATCGGGCCGATCCAGAATCCGATCGAGATGGGAGAGACGCATGAGCATGTCGTCAGCAAACTCAGCAAGGTCAAGGGTTACCAGCAGCAGTTCCGGGCCGTCTTTGGGACCGAGGTGAATCTGCAAGGAATTGCCGAGGCCATTGCTGCCTATGAACGGACCGTCATTTCCACGAACTCCGCCTTCGATAAGTATGTAGCCGGCGACGTGAAAGCCATGGATGAATCCGCCGTGCGAGGTCTGGCCTTGTTCAAAGGCAAGGCGCGCTGCATCCTCTGTCACAACGGATCGAACTTCACCGATAACCAATTCCATAATCTCGGCGTCCCTCAAGTCGGCCCGCTGAAAGAGGATCTGGGGCGCTACTATGTGACCAAAGCGGAAAAAGACAAAGGCGCCTTCAAAACGCCGACGCTGCGGAGCATTATCGAGACCGCGCCCTACATGCATGACGGAGCCTTCAAGACGCTTGATGAGGTCGTCGCGTTCCTCAATAGCGGAGGTGGCCCAAATTCGAATCTGAGTCCCCTGGTGAAGCCCTTGGGACTTACGCCGGATGAACAATCCGATGTGGTGGCATTTCTCAAGTCGTTAACTGGGGATCCGATAAAGTTTGAGATGCCGAAACTGCCTAAGTAG
- a CDS encoding CZB domain-containing protein, whose translation MLNEGNTMTLKEAITAAIGAHGKWKTKFREFMDGKLELDAATVQKNNVCDFGKWLEGDGKQALVVGDYQQIHRLHTELHSKAASVITMRKAGDVAGAEKALALGGAFTDASGALTRVMMDVSKRAA comes from the coding sequence ATGCTGAACGAAGGGAATACGATGACGCTCAAAGAGGCGATTACGGCGGCGATTGGGGCGCACGGCAAGTGGAAAACGAAGTTTCGTGAGTTCATGGATGGGAAGTTAGAGCTCGATGCCGCCACCGTGCAGAAGAACAATGTCTGCGATTTCGGCAAATGGCTCGAAGGAGATGGGAAGCAGGCGTTGGTTGTTGGCGACTATCAACAGATTCATCGCCTTCACACGGAGCTCCACAGTAAGGCTGCCTCTGTCATCACCATGAGAAAGGCTGGCGATGTCGCCGGCGCCGAGAAAGCGTTGGCACTGGGTGGTGCCTTCACAGACGCGAGCGGAGCGCTGACCAGAGTGATGATGGATGTCTCGAAGCGCGCGGCCTAG
- a CDS encoding YkgJ family cysteine cluster protein yields MVERFEVALNTPAGRLTTAIDVPTGLIPITAIVPVTRRLGEEAAELEVHQAREAGLTISCKLGCAACCRMLVPLSAPEAFALREYVEQLPTDRQAKLQQRISTTKDRLTREAVWDRLNDVAEASRPMPDEELDPINRAYYALRIPCPYLEDEMCSIYEARPAACRELLVTSPAELCQDLVQNPVTPLPVSMRIGSILGLVWGTLTGSPPRLIPLPMALEWAERHEEESRRTWPGSSLLDQVLDNMWRFLSQAFQQKK; encoded by the coding sequence ATGGTCGAACGATTTGAAGTCGCGTTGAATACCCCGGCCGGGCGACTGACCACGGCCATCGACGTGCCGACGGGACTCATCCCCATCACCGCAATTGTCCCGGTGACGCGCCGCCTGGGGGAAGAAGCCGCAGAGCTGGAAGTCCACCAGGCGCGTGAAGCAGGCCTCACCATCTCCTGCAAGTTGGGCTGCGCCGCTTGCTGCCGCATGCTGGTTCCACTCTCCGCACCGGAGGCGTTCGCTCTCCGCGAATATGTGGAGCAGTTGCCGACCGATCGACAAGCCAAGCTGCAACAGCGCATCAGCACCACGAAAGATCGCTTGACGCGTGAGGCTGTGTGGGATCGGCTCAACGATGTCGCGGAGGCTTCCAGGCCGATGCCGGACGAAGAACTCGACCCGATCAACCGGGCCTACTATGCGTTGAGAATCCCCTGTCCCTATTTAGAGGATGAGATGTGCTCGATCTACGAGGCCCGACCGGCCGCCTGCCGGGAGCTCCTCGTCACCTCACCGGCGGAACTCTGTCAGGATCTGGTGCAGAATCCGGTGACCCCTCTGCCGGTCTCGATGCGCATTGGGTCCATCCTGGGGCTGGTCTGGGGAACATTGACCGGTTCTCCGCCTCGACTCATCCCGCTCCCGATGGCCTTGGAATGGGCCGAGCGGCACGAAGAAGAATCCCGACGGACCTGGCCGGGCTCATCCCTCCTGGACCAAGTCCTCGACAACATGTGGCGGTTTCTGAGCCAGGCGTTTCAGCAGAAGAAGTGA
- a CDS encoding HU family DNA-binding protein codes for MAKSMTKSQIAEHMAQKTGLTKKASVQLMDDFAALAYKEAKNIFVIPGIGKLVLANRKARMGRNPQTGEPIKIPAKRVVKFRVAKAAKDAILGKK; via the coding sequence ATGGCTAAATCAATGACCAAGTCGCAGATTGCTGAACATATGGCCCAGAAGACCGGGCTGACCAAGAAAGCGTCCGTCCAGCTCATGGATGACTTTGCTGCCTTGGCCTACAAGGAAGCGAAGAACATATTCGTGATTCCTGGGATCGGGAAGCTCGTATTGGCAAACCGCAAGGCCCGCATGGGACGGAACCCGCAGACCGGTGAGCCGATCAAGATTCCTGCTAAGCGTGTGGTCAAGTTCCGCGTGGCCAAGGCCGCCAAGGACGCGATCCTCGGCAAGAAGTAA
- a CDS encoding YdcF family protein, with the protein MELTPFFFGLYKFVKYGLYPLTWVVLLLGAATVLALFPFSPTRLRWVRRLAITSLLLLVTISNPLVAASLMGSLESWYQPAHLSPSDRFDAIVVLGGGVNEKGSLRPAAEPTSYSRNRTTCGVDLFQQGHAPTVVLTGGDARVFGTGPKEAVEMQRWAVRLGVPESATMVDTDARNTYENATGTKRLIGPASILLVSSAGHLPRAVPVFTKQGFRVTPAPCDYASQDLPQESWKDIDLFDFMPSDGAIQHNREVVTELAGIVIYWLAGKL; encoded by the coding sequence ATGGAACTGACTCCATTCTTCTTCGGTCTGTATAAGTTCGTCAAGTACGGCCTCTACCCGCTGACCTGGGTAGTACTGCTCCTCGGCGCGGCAACGGTCCTGGCCCTCTTTCCATTCTCTCCCACAAGGCTGCGATGGGTACGACGGCTCGCCATCACATCCCTCCTCCTCCTCGTGACGATATCCAACCCGTTGGTGGCGGCCTCGCTGATGGGCTCGCTCGAATCCTGGTACCAGCCCGCACACCTCTCGCCGTCCGATCGTTTCGATGCCATCGTCGTCCTGGGGGGAGGCGTCAACGAGAAGGGTTCGCTTCGACCGGCCGCTGAGCCCACGTCCTATTCCAGAAATCGCACGACCTGCGGCGTAGATCTCTTCCAACAGGGTCATGCTCCAACCGTCGTCCTGACAGGAGGAGATGCCAGAGTCTTCGGTACGGGGCCCAAAGAAGCGGTAGAAATGCAACGTTGGGCGGTCCGTCTCGGTGTTCCAGAATCGGCCACGATGGTCGATACCGACGCGCGAAACACCTATGAGAATGCGACAGGGACCAAACGGCTCATCGGGCCGGCCTCGATTCTGCTCGTCAGCTCAGCCGGCCATCTCCCGCGCGCCGTCCCGGTGTTCACCAAGCAAGGCTTCCGCGTCACACCGGCCCCCTGCGACTATGCTTCTCAAGACCTTCCTCAGGAAAGCTGGAAGGACATCGACCTCTTCGATTTCATGCCGAGCGATGGGGCGATACAACACAACAGAGAAGTGGTCACGGAGTTGGCAGGTATCGTAATTTATTGGCTGGCAGGAAAACTCTAG
- a CDS encoding saccharopine dehydrogenase C-terminal domain-containing protein, whose translation MHRVLILGAGKIGSLVACLLSENGDYEVTLGDISLDASKRFVRELGLSRVTPLLLDVRHPDTISSYLTAHRFDAVLSSLPYFCNPIVAGLAREHRLHYFDLTEDVEVTNQVKVLSTDSPQAFVPQCGLAPGFISIVTQDLITHFDRVDTVKMRVGALPVHPSNALKYSLTWSTDGLINEYGNICYGIEGGEKVPLQPLEGYETIEVDGLLYEAFNTSGGLGTLADTYAGKVRTMNYKTLRYPGHCEKIHLLMNDLKLNEDRDTLKRILEQAIPQTLQDVVLIYASVTGMRDGALFEENYVKKIYPQCIKGKLWSAIQVTTASSLCAVADLVLQTPERYKGFVPQESFPLHDFLENRFGASYR comes from the coding sequence ATGCATCGCGTGCTGATCCTCGGTGCGGGAAAGATTGGATCTCTGGTCGCTTGTCTCTTATCGGAGAACGGTGATTATGAGGTCACGCTTGGGGATATCAGCCTTGATGCCTCCAAGCGGTTTGTTCGTGAGCTCGGTCTCTCGCGAGTCACGCCCCTGCTTCTCGATGTCCGGCATCCTGACACCATCAGCTCGTATCTGACGGCGCATCGATTCGATGCGGTCCTGTCGAGCCTCCCCTATTTCTGCAATCCGATTGTCGCCGGATTGGCCAGGGAACATCGGCTGCATTATTTTGACCTGACGGAGGACGTCGAGGTCACTAATCAGGTCAAGGTCCTGAGCACCGACTCACCGCAGGCTTTTGTGCCGCAATGCGGTCTGGCTCCCGGCTTCATTAGCATTGTGACGCAGGACCTGATCACCCATTTCGATCGGGTGGATACGGTCAAAATGCGGGTGGGCGCCTTGCCGGTGCATCCCAGTAATGCGCTCAAGTATTCGCTGACCTGGTCGACGGATGGGCTCATCAATGAATATGGCAACATCTGTTATGGCATTGAGGGGGGAGAAAAGGTGCCCCTGCAGCCCCTTGAAGGCTATGAGACGATCGAGGTGGATGGACTTCTGTATGAGGCGTTCAACACATCCGGAGGACTGGGCACGCTGGCAGATACCTATGCAGGAAAGGTCCGGACCATGAACTACAAGACGCTCCGGTATCCTGGCCATTGCGAGAAAATTCATCTGTTGATGAACGATCTCAAGCTGAACGAGGATCGGGACACGCTCAAGCGCATTCTCGAACAAGCGATCCCGCAGACATTGCAAGATGTCGTGCTGATCTATGCCTCCGTGACTGGAATGAGAGACGGCGCGTTGTTTGAGGAGAACTATGTGAAGAAGATCTATCCCCAATGTATTAAGGGGAAACTCTGGTCCGCCATTCAAGTGACAACCGCTTCGAGCCTCTGTGCGGTCGCCGACCTCGTGCTCCAAACTCCTGAACGGTACAAGGGGTTCGTGCCTCAGGAATCGTTCCCGCTGCACGATTTTCTCGAAAATCGGTTTGGAGCCTCATACCGATGA
- a CDS encoding PQQ-dependent sugar dehydrogenase: MMQDLSLRLCATVGIALMLAVVMPAPAKAGAESAPTQSSSIHLLPLVTAGLERPLFLTHAGDGSRRLFVVEQPGAIRIISQGVRREALFLDLRDRVLTDDTERGLLGLAFHPDYRRNGRFFVNYTRQPDGATVVAEYRRGGAPDAASRDERVLMVVMQPESNHNGGMLAFGPDGYLYIGLGDGGAWGDPGNRAQNLNELLGKVLRIDVDHGDPYAIPEDNPFAREGGRPEIYAVGLRNPWRFSFDFNSAELWVADVGQKKWEEVDLVTRGGNYGWRVMEGSHCYNPATSCPTEGLALPVMEYRHEEGRCSIIGGYVYRGLAMPALRGAYLFGDYCSGEVFVFRQSDEGGKDASPTVLIKTGFRISSFGQDEEGEIYLLDHGGGIYRLIPR; encoded by the coding sequence ATGATGCAAGACCTGTCTCTTCGACTCTGTGCAACCGTGGGCATCGCGCTCATGCTTGCTGTAGTGATGCCGGCACCTGCTAAGGCAGGAGCCGAATCAGCCCCAACTCAATCCTCCTCGATTCACCTGCTTCCTCTTGTGACCGCAGGGCTCGAACGCCCGCTGTTTCTTACGCATGCCGGCGATGGGTCTCGACGCCTGTTTGTCGTCGAGCAGCCGGGGGCGATACGAATCATTAGCCAAGGCGTTCGGCGTGAGGCGCTATTTTTGGACTTACGCGACCGCGTGTTGACGGACGACACCGAGCGAGGGCTCTTGGGTCTGGCGTTTCATCCGGACTACCGCCGTAACGGGCGTTTCTTCGTGAATTACACCAGACAACCGGATGGCGCCACGGTCGTGGCGGAGTATCGGCGTGGTGGCGCCCCGGATGCGGCCTCGCGGGATGAGCGCGTGCTCATGGTCGTCATGCAGCCTGAGTCCAATCACAATGGCGGGATGTTGGCGTTCGGACCGGACGGGTATCTGTACATCGGTCTTGGAGACGGAGGTGCTTGGGGTGATCCTGGCAATCGCGCCCAAAACCTCAATGAACTGTTGGGGAAAGTTTTACGGATCGATGTCGATCATGGCGATCCCTATGCGATCCCGGAGGATAACCCGTTTGCCAGAGAGGGCGGTCGTCCGGAGATTTATGCCGTCGGGCTGCGGAATCCCTGGCGTTTCTCCTTCGACTTCAACAGTGCAGAACTGTGGGTTGCCGATGTGGGGCAGAAGAAGTGGGAAGAGGTCGATCTCGTCACGCGCGGAGGAAACTACGGGTGGCGCGTGATGGAGGGATCTCATTGTTACAATCCCGCGACCTCGTGCCCGACGGAGGGGCTCGCTTTGCCCGTCATGGAATATCGTCACGAGGAAGGGCGTTGCTCTATTATTGGCGGGTATGTCTATCGTGGTCTCGCGATGCCCGCGCTTCGCGGGGCCTATCTGTTTGGCGACTACTGTAGCGGTGAAGTGTTCGTCTTCAGGCAATCGGATGAAGGGGGGAAGGACGCGTCCCCCACGGTATTGATTAAGACGGGATTTCGAATTTCTTCGTTCGGGCAGGACGAAGAAGGCGAGATCTATCTGCTGGATCACGGCGGTGGTATTTACCGGTTGATCCCGCGTTGA
- a CDS encoding aldehyde dehydrogenase family protein produces MEIMTELGLSDVNPGASTGAGWWSSLSIESRLDSRNPATGEVLARVTPATAADYERVVTETQRAFAQWRLVPAPKRGEVIRLIGQALRDKKDALGSLISMEVGKIKAEGDGEVQEMIDMADFAVGQSRMLYGQTMHSERPSHRMYEQWHPLGPIGVLTAFNFPMAVWAWNAFIAAIAGDTVVWKPSPKAPLCAIAVQQLCNQVMEQQGLAGIFSLFITDRTDLAEAMVRDSRLPLISFTGSVPVGRQVAQAVGKRLGRVLLELSGNNAIIVDETADLDLAIRAILFGAVGTAGQRCTTTRRLFVQESRSGELVSRLVSAYKQVQIGDPLKAGVLMGPLIDQAAVQTYREAIEEIKKEGGEILCGGHVLPGPGNFVEPTIVLAQNRWPIVQRETFAPILYLMTYKTLDEAIAMQNDVPQGLSSALFTNRLRQSEQFLSVAGSDCGIANINLGTSGAEIGGAFGGEKTTGGGREAGSDAWKFYMRRQTNTINWGGELPLAQGITFGE; encoded by the coding sequence TTGGAAATCATGACAGAGCTGGGGCTGAGCGACGTGAATCCAGGGGCCAGCACAGGAGCCGGTTGGTGGTCCTCCCTCTCCATCGAGAGCAGGCTCGACTCTAGGAATCCTGCGACGGGAGAGGTCCTCGCCAGGGTGACGCCTGCCACGGCAGCCGATTACGAGCGGGTAGTAACGGAGACGCAGCGGGCATTCGCGCAATGGCGTCTGGTGCCGGCGCCGAAGCGTGGCGAGGTGATCCGGTTGATCGGCCAAGCCCTCAGGGACAAGAAAGATGCGCTGGGCAGCCTTATATCGATGGAGGTCGGCAAGATCAAAGCTGAGGGTGACGGCGAGGTGCAGGAGATGATCGACATGGCCGACTTCGCGGTCGGCCAATCGCGGATGCTCTATGGCCAGACCATGCATTCTGAACGGCCCAGCCATCGTATGTATGAACAGTGGCATCCGCTGGGGCCGATCGGCGTTCTGACCGCATTTAATTTTCCCATGGCAGTCTGGGCCTGGAATGCCTTTATTGCGGCCATCGCCGGGGATACCGTGGTGTGGAAGCCCTCGCCCAAAGCGCCGCTCTGTGCGATCGCCGTTCAGCAGCTTTGCAATCAGGTCATGGAACAGCAGGGGCTAGCGGGAATATTCTCGCTCTTTATCACGGATCGTACGGATTTGGCAGAGGCGATGGTGCGTGATAGCAGGCTTCCGTTGATCTCGTTCACCGGGTCGGTTCCGGTCGGTCGGCAGGTCGCGCAAGCGGTGGGAAAACGGCTGGGACGGGTGCTGTTGGAACTCAGCGGCAACAATGCCATCATCGTCGATGAAACCGCTGATCTGGACCTGGCGATTCGGGCCATTCTCTTTGGCGCAGTCGGTACCGCCGGTCAGCGCTGCACCACCACGAGACGCCTCTTTGTGCAGGAATCGAGGTCAGGTGAATTGGTCTCCCGTCTGGTATCGGCCTACAAACAGGTGCAGATCGGCGATCCGCTCAAGGCTGGTGTGCTGATGGGGCCCTTGATCGATCAGGCCGCCGTGCAAACATATCGAGAGGCCATCGAGGAGATCAAGAAAGAAGGGGGAGAGATTCTCTGTGGGGGGCATGTGCTTCCCGGGCCAGGAAATTTTGTCGAGCCGACGATCGTGTTGGCGCAAAACCGTTGGCCGATCGTGCAGCGGGAAACCTTTGCCCCGATTCTCTACCTCATGACCTATAAGACGCTCGATGAAGCGATTGCGATGCAGAACGATGTGCCGCAAGGCCTCTCGTCGGCACTGTTCACCAACCGCCTCAGACAGAGCGAGCAGTTTCTGTCTGTTGCCGGAAGCGATTGCGGGATTGCCAATATCAACCTGGGAACGTCCGGCGCTGAAATCGGCGGCGCGTTCGGCGGAGAGAAAACCACCGGCGGAGGACGCGAGGCTGGTTCGGATGCCTGGAAATTCTACATGCGGCGGCAGACGAACACGATCAACTGGGGCGGCGAATTGCCGTTGGCCCAGGGCATCACGTTCGGAGAATGA
- the thrH gene encoding bifunctional phosphoserine phosphatase/homoserine phosphotransferase ThrH produces the protein MQKPVIVCLDLEGVLVPEIWINVAVKTGIDELKITTREMPDYNALMKRRLAILDQHKLTIHDIQSVIDKMGPLEGANDFVAWIRERCQVIILSDTFYQFAQPLMRQLGFPTLFCNQLEIDPAGRIVNFHMRMPNQKKHSVAAFKSLNFFTMAAGDAYNDTAMLGEADAGFFFCPPDHLPKEFPQFPVTKTYKELQARFKEAGGLK, from the coding sequence ATGCAAAAACCAGTCATCGTCTGTTTAGATTTGGAAGGCGTGTTGGTACCGGAAATCTGGATCAACGTCGCCGTCAAGACCGGCATCGACGAATTGAAGATCACCACCCGCGAGATGCCGGATTACAATGCCTTGATGAAACGGCGCCTGGCCATTCTCGATCAGCACAAACTCACCATCCACGATATCCAAAGCGTCATCGATAAGATGGGGCCGCTGGAAGGGGCCAACGATTTTGTCGCCTGGATTCGCGAGCGCTGCCAGGTGATCATCTTGTCCGATACGTTCTACCAGTTCGCCCAACCGCTGATGCGCCAACTGGGATTTCCGACGCTCTTTTGCAACCAGCTGGAGATCGATCCAGCCGGCCGCATCGTCAATTTCCACATGCGCATGCCGAACCAGAAGAAACATTCGGTGGCCGCGTTCAAATCGCTGAACTTTTTCACCATGGCTGCGGGCGATGCCTACAACGACACGGCCATGTTAGGAGAGGCCGATGCGGGCTTCTTCTTCTGTCCACCGGATCATCTGCCCAAGGAGTTCCCGCAGTTTCCGGTGACCAAGACTTACAAAGAGTTGCAAGCGCGTTTCAAGGAGGCGGGAGGGCTTAAATAG
- a CDS encoding EVE domain-containing protein produces MTEGRRYWLMKSEPRVFSIEDLAQSPKQITSWDGVRNYQARNFMRAMKVGDQVLFYHSNAEPPAVVGIAEVVRTAYPDETQFDKTHHHYDPASMPSAPRWDMVDIRYRQTLKTSLALDRLRQEPKLKDMVLLRKGSRLSVQPVTEAEWAVVLKLAGAKVS; encoded by the coding sequence ATGACAGAAGGGCGCCGCTATTGGCTGATGAAATCGGAGCCGCGTGTGTTTTCGATCGAGGATCTTGCCCAGTCTCCCAAGCAGATTACTAGTTGGGATGGGGTGCGGAATTACCAGGCACGTAATTTCATGCGTGCGATGAAGGTCGGCGACCAGGTGCTATTCTACCATAGTAATGCGGAGCCGCCGGCTGTGGTGGGGATTGCAGAGGTGGTGCGGACGGCCTATCCAGACGAGACGCAGTTCGACAAGACCCATCATCACTATGACCCGGCCAGCATGCCCTCTGCCCCTCGGTGGGATATGGTGGATATTCGGTATCGTCAGACATTGAAGACCAGTCTGGCGCTCGACCGACTGAGACAGGAGCCCAAGCTGAAGGACATGGTGTTGCTGCGAAAGGGCTCTCGCCTCTCGGTCCAACCGGTGACGGAAGCGGAATGGGCGGTGGTATTAAAACTTGCCGGGGCGAAGGTCAGCTAG
- a CDS encoding MoaD/ThiS family protein, whose translation MITISLMGQLQTADGERDLACEVPSPMSVRQVIQRQGIQLRHLLQLIREKKVLVTINKKIASDDSLVQDGDAIRLVGHDGMGGTGLGPSL comes from the coding sequence ATGATTACGATTTCACTGATGGGTCAGCTACAGACCGCCGATGGAGAACGGGACCTCGCATGTGAAGTGCCATCACCGATGTCTGTCCGCCAGGTGATCCAGCGACAGGGCATTCAGTTGCGCCATCTCCTCCAACTCATCCGCGAGAAGAAAGTGCTCGTGACCATCAATAAAAAGATCGCGAGCGACGACTCACTGGTTCAGGACGGCGACGCTATCAGGCTGGTGGGACACGACGGGATGGGAGGGACCGGACTCGGCCCCTCGCTGTAA
- a CDS encoding ImmA/IrrE family metallo-endopeptidase, whose amino-acid sequence MLRMPSRVVLPFGYRISVRQLSDTDMDRRDPDADGIWDDTTKTIYLRKRLPVTRRRYILAHELGHAWLDWQHRYLDTGKAKN is encoded by the coding sequence ATGTTGCGCATGCCTTCACGAGTCGTGCTCCCCTTTGGCTACCGGATATCCGTACGGCAACTGTCTGATACCGACATGGACCGTCGGGACCCCGATGCCGACGGCATCTGGGACGACACCACCAAGACCATCTATCTTCGTAAGCGCTTGCCGGTGACCAGACGGCGCTACATTCTAGCCCACGAATTGGGCCATGCCTGGCTCGACTGGCAACACCGGTATCTGGACACCGGCAAAGCCAAGAACTAG
- a CDS encoding DUF1264 domain-containing protein, with protein MRKGLLAMVAIAAIGCAGVAPQKAVSGEPKSPVEGFDIHVQAPHMMADGTPGGPFHHYCKGVSDQILQCLLFDSTDPKAKLVAIEYFVAKDLTRKLPAIQWHRHFHDHKVEIATGRVQILDMPADQAAKVAEIAAGTDGVIYHLWQHGQEFPDGTVTFPQSLGHKFPGHSDK; from the coding sequence ATGAGAAAAGGTCTGCTTGCCATGGTCGCGATTGCGGCGATCGGATGTGCCGGAGTGGCTCCGCAGAAGGCTGTCAGCGGGGAGCCGAAATCTCCGGTCGAAGGATTCGATATCCACGTGCAAGCTCCGCACATGATGGCCGACGGGACCCCTGGTGGGCCGTTCCATCACTACTGTAAGGGGGTTTCAGATCAGATTCTCCAATGTTTGCTGTTCGATTCTACGGATCCTAAAGCCAAATTAGTGGCCATCGAATATTTCGTCGCGAAGGATCTTACGCGAAAGCTGCCCGCGATCCAGTGGCACCGCCATTTCCACGATCATAAAGTCGAAATCGCCACGGGCCGCGTTCAGATCCTCGATATGCCGGCTGATCAGGCTGCCAAGGTGGCAGAAATTGCGGCAGGGACAGACGGGGTGATTTATCACTTGTGGCAGCATGGACAGGAATTTCCAGATGGTACTGTGACCTTTCCGCAATCCCTCGGGCACAAGTTCCCCGGACATTCCGATAAGTAG
- a CDS encoding cytochrome c, with protein sequence MHRYLLGAVCVAVAVGSWDIPAFGADEAVLKPRVPIDKIEEARTWTNPFEVTPENIEKGKAIFHGKAFCVTCHGKDGKGFGDIPGLVGKLPRNFTDKVWQAARTDGELIWILKNGSPGTDMASFIPLVLTEEEAWHVLLYVRSFAGVK encoded by the coding sequence ATGCATCGATACCTTCTGGGCGCGGTATGTGTAGCGGTGGCAGTCGGCTCGTGGGACATCCCGGCCTTCGGAGCAGATGAAGCGGTCCTCAAGCCTCGAGTGCCGATCGACAAGATCGAGGAAGCCAGGACCTGGACAAACCCTTTCGAGGTCACGCCTGAGAATATTGAAAAGGGGAAGGCGATATTTCATGGCAAGGCCTTCTGCGTCACCTGTCACGGCAAAGATGGGAAGGGATTCGGGGACATTCCAGGCCTTGTCGGAAAGCTGCCGCGCAATTTCACCGACAAAGTGTGGCAAGCGGCCAGAACGGATGGCGAACTGATTTGGATCCTCAAAAATGGCAGCCCTGGGACCGATATGGCCTCGTTTATTCCGCTGGTCCTCACCGAAGAAGAAGCCTGGCACGTGCTGCTCTACGTGCGATCCTTCGCTGGCGTTAAGTAA
- a CDS encoding YkgJ family cysteine cluster protein — protein MAGPTPLTPAPLYQHTAHWFDRATAALLGEVPCRLGCTNCCIGPFPITLLDVKTIQQGLPSLSQDQRLRIEQRAVEQTAAMEAAFPQLTHTELLDNWPDLEIDRLVTEFHHYPCPALEPDGRCGVYQYRPLVCRSMGIPTESRGLAHGACEVQTFIPILRLPSSFREEENRLLQEETLALETLRLATESAGEEMLLPYGFLAGHRQDGS, from the coding sequence GTGGCAGGTCCAACTCCGCTTACCCCCGCTCCTCTCTACCAACACACCGCCCATTGGTTCGACCGGGCCACTGCCGCCCTGCTCGGTGAAGTACCCTGCCGACTCGGCTGCACCAACTGTTGCATCGGTCCATTTCCCATTACCCTCCTCGACGTCAAAACCATCCAACAGGGACTGCCCAGCCTCTCGCAGGATCAGCGCCTGCGCATCGAGCAGCGTGCCGTCGAACAGACTGCCGCAATGGAGGCCGCCTTCCCACAACTGACCCATACCGAGCTGCTCGACAATTGGCCAGACCTGGAAATCGACCGACTGGTCACAGAGTTTCATCACTATCCCTGTCCAGCACTCGAACCGGACGGTCGTTGTGGCGTCTATCAATACCGCCCCCTGGTTTGCCGATCCATGGGCATCCCGACAGAAAGCCGCGGTCTAGCCCATGGCGCCTGCGAAGTCCAAACATTCATCCCGATTTTGCGACTCCCCTCTTCATTCCGGGAGGAGGAAAATCGCTTACTACAGGAGGAAACTCTCGCATTGGAGACCCTTCGTCTCGCGACAGAATCAGCAGGGGAAGAAATGCTCCTGCCCTACGGGTTCTTAGCTGGACATAGACAAGACGGTTCGTAA